The DNA sequence ACGCCGTCGCGCTTCGCGTGATCCAGCAGGTGAAAGCCCCGCGAGATCTGACGCCCCGCGTGGCGCTCGCGGTCGGCGCTGTACAGCGGTCGGACCCCCCAGTAGCTCCGGTCGATCCGCTCGGGGTCCAGCCCCGAGAGCATGGCGCCACACTCATCGAACATCCGGTCGATATCCCTCTCGTCGCGCGAGAAGTCGTCGGGATCCTCGACGTCGACGCTGGTCGTCCCCAGTACGACCTGCCCGTCGTGGGGGATCACGATATCGCCGTCGGCCGCGGGCCGGGCCCGGTTGAGGACGGTACCCAGTCCGTCGTACTCGACGGCGACCATCACGCCGCTGGAGGGAGCCATCTCCATTTCGACGCCCGCCATCGCCGCGAGTTTTCCGGCCCACGCGCCACTTGCGTTGACGACGTGCTCGGCGCGGATCTCGCGCTCGCCCGAGCCGTCGTCGACGAGCGCACCCCGGACCGCGTCGTCCTCGACGACGAGATCCGTCACCTCGGTTCCCGGGAGGAGAGTCGCCCCGTGCTCGCGCGCGTCGGCGGCGTTTGCGACGGTCAGCCGCGTGGGATGGATCACGGCGTCGGGCACGCGAAGCGCGCGCTCGACGCCCTCGGTGAGATCGGGGACCGCCTCGCGGGCCTCCTCCGCGGAGAGCTCCTCGATCTCGATTCCCAGTTCCTTGCAGGCCGCGCGTTTCTCCTCGAAGAAGTCGGGATCGTCGCCCGCGACCTGGAGGAAGAGCCCTCCGGTGTCGCTGATGCAGTGGGGCGCGATCCGTCGTACCACCCTGTTCTCCGCGATACACTCCTCGGCGCCCTCCCGATCGCCGGGGACGTAGCGCGCGCCGCTGTGGAGCAGGCCGTGCGAGCGTCCGCTGGTCCCGCCCGCGAAGGAATCCCGCTCGACCAGCGTGACGTCGACCCCCCGCATCGCGAGGTCGCGTGCCGTGCCCGCGCCCGTCGCCCCACCGCCGATAACGAGGACCGTGGTCTCCATACGGGCCCTTGGAGCGAGGACACTTCAGGCGTCCGCCGACGGTATCACTCGAGATCGAACGACTCCTCGTGGACGATCTCCTCGACCGGACGGCGGACCTTCCGGTCGGTCTCGATGTCGTCGGCGTCCTCGGCGGGATAGCCCATCGTCAGCACCATCACGGGCTCGTAGCCCTCGAGACCGAACTCCTCGATCAGGGCCTCCCGGTCGAACCCCTCCATCGGGCAGGTCGCGACGCCCTCGTCCCACGCGGCGTACATCAGCGTCATCGCCGCCAACGCCGTGCTCCGGGTGGTCCAGACGCGCCGCTCCGCCTCGGGCCAGTCGCGCCACTCCTCGATGGTCTCGATCAGGTCGTCGCGCGCGTCGTCGTTCGGTAGGTAGCCCTTCTCCATCCAGTCGTCGAAGTTCCGCTCGGCGTGGGCCGCGGGATCGAGGTTTCCCAGAACGACCACCGCGGCGGGCGCGTCGGTGACGTGCTCCTGGCCGCCGGCACACTCCTGCAGGCGCTCGCGGTTGTCGTCCTCGCGTACCAGCAGGAACTCCCAGGGTTGGAGGTTATAGCCCGAGGGGGTGTAGCGGGTCGCCTCGAAGATCGATTCGACCGTCTCGTCGTCGAGGGGGTCGTCGACGTA is a window from the Halalkalicoccus subterraneus genome containing:
- a CDS encoding FAD-dependent oxidoreductase: METTVLVIGGGATGAGTARDLAMRGVDVTLVERDSFAGGTSGRSHGLLHSGARYVPGDREGAEECIAENRVVRRIAPHCISDTGGLFLQVAGDDPDFFEEKRAACKELGIEIEELSAEEAREAVPDLTEGVERALRVPDAVIHPTRLTVANAADAREHGATLLPGTEVTDLVVEDDAVRGALVDDGSGEREIRAEHVVNASGAWAGKLAAMAGVEMEMAPSSGVMVAVEYDGLGTVLNRARPAADGDIVIPHDGQVVLGTTSVDVEDPDDFSRDERDIDRMFDECGAMLSGLDPERIDRSYWGVRPLYSADRERHAGRQISRGFHLLDHAKRDGVSGFSSIVGGKLTTYRAMAEATSDRVCKRISVEGECRTAEESLLGHDQPGRIDELVAEFGADNPADADVIAR
- a CDS encoding nitroreductase family protein is translated as METREVIESRRSVHDYVDDPLDDETVESIFEATRYTPSGYNLQPWEFLLVREDDNRERLQECAGGQEHVTDAPAAVVVLGNLDPAAHAERNFDDWMEKGYLPNDDARDDLIETIEEWRDWPEAERRVWTTRSTALAAMTLMYAAWDEGVATCPMEGFDREALIEEFGLEGYEPVMVLTMGYPAEDADDIETDRKVRRPVEEIVHEESFDLE